Within the Echinicola sp. 20G genome, the region AAATGCCTTGAAGAATTTCATTAAGGTTTGCCTGCTCTCGAGGTTCTCTTTTGGAAGCAGTGGAGCTGCTTTTCATGGTGGTGGGTACATTATTCAGGTTTTCCAACCTGCTTTGGAGCTTCTCCAATTCCATATTTGACATTCCACGCATCCTTGCCATTTCCAAAAGCTCCGTTTTACTAAGTCCAGAACTTGTTGCGCGGCTAACCAATTGTCTTAATTGTGCATCTGATAACTCATCCACTTTGATGGAAGAAATATCAGGGATGCTCTGCGCAAATGACTCAGGCGCGCTGACAAAAACCAATATTAAACCGAGTAAAAATCCCGGAATTGACCACTTCAAAAATCTAATCATTATTATTTGATCTTTTTAATCAATTATTCCATGACACAGCTTCGCCACCTCACTCCCACAAAAAGGAGATCAATGGTCCAATAAACTGCATAAATCCGTACACACGGAAAACCAGTGTAAAGATAATTATTCCGAGGGATTGAGAGACATTCAGCGGAAGTATTTCCCCATACGCCCAGAATAAAGCATCATGCCTTCCTTACAAAAAAGATGCTGATCTTTGAATTGAACAAAAAAACCCCAAGAATTAATTCTTGGGGTTTTTTATAGTATTTAAATTAATTGGAAAATTAATTTGTTGGATTTTGCTCCATAAGTTCGTTGGCATTCAACTCATCTCTAGGAATCTGCCACTGCCATTCCCATGCTCCTGCTTCCTCAGTAAACTTACCATTAATAACAGACTCAACATGGTTTGCTCCTGTTCTATCCAATGGAAGATTCAAACGTTTCAGATCATAAAACCTGAATCCTTCACCCCAAAGCTCTATCCTACGTTGGATCATGATCTCCTCGATCAAAGCACTTCCAGTATTAGAACTTCTGGTGTACTCTGGATCTCTTGCTTGCATAAATTCAAACAGTAAGTCAGCTGCAGCAGCATCGCTTCCAGACCTTGCCAAAGCCTCAGCCTCTAAAAGATACATTTCTGAAGCTCTCATATAAGGTACATCCCCAACAGAAGAAGCATTCCCTTGAGCGAGAAACTTACGGTTCATATAGTCAATCTTTGCAAAAGAAGACAAGGTCATCTCATCGATAAAAGGATCTCTTAATGCAGGATCAGATGCATTAGGATCCCAAAGGCCTTTTCTGTAATCAGAATCAGAGATCATTCCATAAAGCGTACTGTTGATTGCTTTAGGATTGTTTCTGATATTGGTAGAACTAAAGTTCAGCGATAAATACGCAAAATAAGAAGCAAAATAGGTCTGCTGATCATCTACTTGATGACTACCCCAGATCCATTCTTCGTTCTCCACATTATTAAATCCTGCATAAAGATCATCCTCTGACATCAAAGAATAACCTTCACGAGCTGTATTAGCAAAAGTAGCCGCCTCAGCAAACCTTCCTTGGGTAGCTAGCACCCTAGCTTTAATCCCACTGACTACATTAACATCTAAGTGTGATTTGGCATTTCTACCATTAATATCATCCAACAAAGCAATGGCGTCGTCCAAATCAGTGTGAATTTGCGTATAAACTTCTTCAACTGTATTTCTGGCCGCTCCTTCAGTAATTGGAGCTAGCACGATAGGAACTCCCATTTGACTATTACTTCCATTGAAATCATATCGTTCTGCAAACATTTGAACCAAGTTGAAATGCGCCCAAGCCCTATAAGCTAAAGCTTGTCCTTTAATTTCATCTTTTTCTGTTTGTGATCCCTCTGCAGCATCGATATTTTCAATAATCAAATTGGCATTACCAATAATTTTATAATAAAATCTCCAAACGAATCTTACATCACCACTATTTTCAGAAATATGGTTTAGCCATCTACAAATGGACACATACCAACCATTACCGGTGGTCGTCATCACCAAATCTTCCGCCATCACGTCTCTCATAATCATCACAGCTCCCTCACCTGCTTGACCTTGACTATCATAGCGAAGTAACATGGATCTGTGAATACCATTTAAGGCAATCATGGCATTATTGGTGGTCGTAAATACTGATTCAGATGAAACCGCATCTGTCGGCACAGTATCTAGATAGTCTTCTGCACAACTGAAAGTAAACAGTAGTGCAATTGCTAATAAAGGTTTATATATTCTATTCATAA harbors:
- a CDS encoding RagB/SusD family nutrient uptake outer membrane protein produces the protein MNRIYKPLLAIALLFTFSCAEDYLDTVPTDAVSSESVFTTTNNAMIALNGIHRSMLLRYDSQGQAGEGAVMIMRDVMAEDLVMTTTGNGWYVSICRWLNHISENSGDVRFVWRFYYKIIGNANLIIENIDAAEGSQTEKDEIKGQALAYRAWAHFNLVQMFAERYDFNGSNSQMGVPIVLAPITEGAARNTVEEVYTQIHTDLDDAIALLDDINGRNAKSHLDVNVVSGIKARVLATQGRFAEAATFANTAREGYSLMSEDDLYAGFNNVENEEWIWGSHQVDDQQTYFASYFAYLSLNFSSTNIRNNPKAINSTLYGMISDSDYRKGLWDPNASDPALRDPFIDEMTLSSFAKIDYMNRKFLAQGNASSVGDVPYMRASEMYLLEAEALARSGSDAAAADLLFEFMQARDPEYTRSSNTGSALIEEIMIQRRIELWGEGFRFYDLKRLNLPLDRTGANHVESVINGKFTEEAGAWEWQWQIPRDELNANELMEQNPTN